Proteins encoded in a region of the Streptomyces sp. NBC_01298 genome:
- a CDS encoding esterase/lipase family protein, giving the protein MRRSALPAPLSFPMLLALAAALAATLAAALVATLLTAPTARAADTAESAVRAQRRTPVVLVHGFGDTAASLDGLEDHLLAQGWLAGDLAEFGYDWAATNDSNAARFGAFLTERFGSRPVDVVAHSMGSLLTRKYLKDGGSSRVRAWVSLGGPNHGAGDAAPCGPFATFCDIHAASLADMTPGSPFLTSLNAGDETPGTTRYTTISSTCDQQIPPGDGRAPRSTELAGAVNHVLPVGDSGCPSHYGLLGNDWVRRQIVAEFSKDPVSEVELKTGPFRITVDSARFTSTGENGPELYDGLTLTTDGTARSLWRRDRSGATAFPDYDPWFGLDDTTRSQSFSGRATVTAYLTDADYSAGNNDDVMAAGRVHWDPSLGFGRFTARMAGVDGGEASVTYTVTPAQGVPACRVRVDRAELTYFDDGTTRPALYGDIAVRTGDGARTAVWSRSGSDPSTFPNQGNRTDPDPYFYQRVGSGATYGPGPFEIGVFLWDYDASSADDLVARGTVAWDPYTDQPGTRTSEFRGDDGGHVKVTWTALCP; this is encoded by the coding sequence ATGCGCAGATCCGCCCTGCCCGCGCCCCTGTCGTTCCCGATGCTCCTCGCCCTGGCCGCGGCCCTCGCCGCGACGCTCGCCGCGGCCCTCGTCGCCACCCTGCTCACCGCACCGACCGCGCGGGCCGCGGACACCGCGGAGAGCGCCGTCCGTGCGCAGCGGCGTACACCGGTCGTCCTCGTGCACGGGTTCGGGGACACCGCGGCCTCCCTCGACGGGCTGGAGGACCATCTCCTTGCCCAGGGGTGGCTCGCCGGCGACCTCGCCGAATTCGGCTACGACTGGGCCGCCACCAACGACTCCAACGCCGCCCGCTTCGGCGCCTTCCTCACCGAACGGTTCGGCAGCCGCCCGGTCGACGTGGTCGCCCACAGCATGGGTTCGCTGCTCACCCGCAAGTACCTCAAGGACGGCGGGAGTTCCCGGGTCCGCGCCTGGGTCTCCCTCGGCGGCCCCAACCACGGGGCGGGGGACGCCGCGCCCTGCGGGCCCTTCGCCACCTTCTGCGACATCCACGCGGCCTCGCTCGCGGACATGACCCCCGGCAGCCCGTTCCTGACCTCCCTCAACGCGGGCGACGAAACCCCGGGCACCACCCGCTACACCACCATCAGCTCCACCTGCGACCAGCAGATCCCGCCCGGCGACGGTCGCGCCCCGCGCTCCACCGAGCTGGCGGGAGCCGTCAACCACGTCCTGCCGGTGGGCGACAGCGGCTGCCCCTCGCACTACGGACTGCTCGGAAACGACTGGGTCCGCCGGCAGATCGTCGCCGAGTTCTCCAAGGACCCGGTGAGCGAAGTGGAGCTGAAGACGGGGCCGTTCCGGATCACCGTGGACTCGGCGCGGTTCACCTCCACCGGGGAGAACGGGCCCGAGCTGTACGACGGCCTCACCCTGACCACCGACGGGACCGCCCGCTCCCTGTGGCGCCGGGACCGGTCCGGCGCCACCGCCTTCCCGGACTACGATCCCTGGTTCGGGCTCGACGACACCACTCGGAGCCAGTCGTTCAGCGGCCGGGCGACCGTCACCGCCTACCTCACCGACGCCGACTACAGCGCCGGGAACAACGACGACGTGATGGCCGCCGGCCGCGTGCACTGGGACCCGTCCCTCGGCTTCGGCCGGTTCACCGCCAGGATGGCCGGCGTGGACGGCGGCGAGGCCTCCGTCACCTACACCGTCACCCCGGCGCAGGGCGTCCCCGCCTGCCGGGTCCGCGTGGACCGGGCGGAGCTGACCTACTTCGACGACGGTACGACCCGCCCCGCGCTCTACGGGGACATCGCGGTCCGGACCGGCGACGGCGCGCGCACCGCCGTGTGGTCGCGCTCCGGCTCGGACCCGTCGACCTTCCCCAACCAGGGCAACCGCACCGACCCCGACCCGTACTTCTACCAGCGCGTCGGCTCGGGGGCGACGTACGGGCCCGGGCCGTTCGAGATCGGCGTCTTCCTCTGGGACTACGACGCCTCCTCGGCCGACGACCTGGTCGCCCGGGGCACGGTGGCGTGGGATCCGTACACCGATCAGCCGGGGACCCGTACCAGCGAGTTCCGCGGGGACGACGGCGGGCACGTGAAGGTCACCTGGACCGCCCTCTGCCCCTGA
- a CDS encoding oxidoreductase, with translation MAGWKATGIPDQSGRAAVVTGGNSGIGYAAARELARHGASVVLACRSAARGRAAEVALRGEVPGADVEFMALDLADLASVREFADAYGRRRQGTLDLLVNNAGVMALPYGRTADGFETQFGVNHLGHFALTGLLLPRLLDAPPGARIVTLSSGFHLFGDVDHEDLNGERNYRRWIAYGRSKTANLLFTHELARRLATAGSGIVAASAHPGYASTNLHVAAAPQAGATLASRLAVAANGLGVTIGNGVLAQSAASGALPTLYAATAPGVRPDEFIGPRFSIRGAPHRSGRAKWTLDDKSGERLWRASEKLTGVSYAALSR, from the coding sequence ATGGCGGGCTGGAAGGCCACCGGGATACCGGACCAGAGCGGACGCGCGGCCGTCGTCACCGGAGGCAACAGCGGGATCGGCTACGCCGCCGCCAGGGAACTCGCGCGCCACGGCGCCTCGGTGGTGCTCGCCTGCCGGAGCGCGGCCCGGGGGCGCGCCGCCGAAGTCGCGCTGCGGGGCGAAGTGCCGGGCGCCGACGTGGAGTTCATGGCCCTGGACCTCGCCGATCTGGCCTCCGTGAGGGAGTTCGCGGACGCGTACGGGCGACGGCGGCAGGGGACGCTGGATCTGCTCGTCAACAACGCCGGCGTGATGGCGCTGCCGTACGGCCGCACCGCCGACGGGTTCGAGACGCAGTTCGGGGTCAACCACCTCGGGCACTTCGCCCTCACCGGACTTCTGCTGCCCCGGCTCCTCGACGCCCCGCCCGGGGCCCGGATCGTCACCCTCTCCAGCGGCTTCCACCTCTTCGGGGACGTGGACCACGAGGATCTGAACGGTGAGCGGAACTACCGGCGTTGGATCGCCTACGGCCGTTCCAAGACCGCGAACCTGCTCTTCACCCACGAGCTCGCCCGGCGCCTCGCGACCGCCGGATCCGGGATCGTCGCGGCCTCCGCCCATCCCGGCTACGCCTCCACGAACCTGCACGTCGCCGCGGCCCCGCAGGCGGGCGCCACCCTCGCGTCACGGCTCGCGGTCGCCGCCAACGGTCTCGGCGTCACCATCGGCAACGGGGTCCTCGCCCAGTCCGCGGCCTCCGGCGCACTGCCCACCCTGTACGCGGCCACCGCCCCCGGGGTCCGGCCGGACGAGTTCATCGGGCCGCGGTTCAGCATTCGCGGCGCGCCGCACCGTTCCGGGCGGGCGAAATGGACCCTGGACGACAAGTCCGGCGAACGCCTCTGGCGCGCTTCCGAAAAGCTCACCGGAGTCTCGTACGCGGCTCTATCGCGCTGA
- the cbiE gene encoding precorrin-6y C5,15-methyltransferase (decarboxylating) subunit CbiE — protein MSSAPPPVPVSVVGLGADGWGGLTEAGRAALAGAEVLIGGPRQLDLLPPGECGGARVAWPSPLRPAVPKLMAEHSGRRIAVLASGDPMFYGIGRALSEELGPDALHVLPHPSSVSYACARLGWPVEDTEVVTVVGRPVARLAAALYEGRRVLVLSAGALTANEIAALLRERGFGPSRMRVLEQLGSEHEDAYEGLAQSWEHPPGDPLNVVAVDCRRDPGAEAPRLGSTPGLPDAAYEHDGQLTKRHVRAATLCALAPAPGELLWDIGGGSGSIGIEWMRTHPSCRAVTVERVTERAARITRNAAALGVPALRVVTGSAPAALAGLPAPDAVFIGGGLTAPGLLDAAWEALAPGGRLVVNTVTLESEAVLTDRYRRHGGELVKLAVAHAVPVGGFTGWRQAMPVTQWTVTKPYPPHPHSQPDLPDPEMVDQTI, from the coding sequence GTGAGCTCCGCACCGCCCCCCGTACCCGTGTCGGTCGTCGGCCTCGGCGCAGACGGCTGGGGCGGGCTGACCGAAGCCGGCCGCGCCGCACTGGCCGGGGCCGAGGTGCTGATCGGCGGGCCCCGGCAGCTGGACCTGCTCCCGCCCGGGGAGTGCGGCGGCGCCCGCGTGGCGTGGCCCAGCCCGCTGCGCCCGGCCGTGCCGAAGCTGATGGCGGAGCACTCGGGCCGCCGCATCGCGGTACTGGCCAGCGGCGACCCGATGTTCTACGGGATCGGCCGGGCCCTCTCCGAGGAGCTCGGTCCGGACGCCCTGCACGTCCTGCCGCACCCCTCCTCCGTGTCCTACGCCTGCGCCCGCCTCGGCTGGCCGGTGGAGGACACCGAGGTGGTCACCGTGGTCGGCCGACCCGTGGCCCGGCTCGCGGCCGCCCTGTACGAGGGCCGCCGGGTCCTGGTGCTGAGCGCCGGAGCACTGACCGCAAACGAGATCGCCGCTCTGCTTCGAGAGCGGGGCTTCGGCCCCAGCCGGATGCGCGTCCTGGAACAGCTCGGCTCCGAGCACGAGGACGCGTACGAGGGGCTCGCCCAGAGCTGGGAACACCCGCCCGGCGACCCCCTCAACGTGGTCGCCGTCGACTGCCGCCGCGACCCCGGCGCCGAAGCCCCCCGGCTCGGCTCGACCCCCGGCCTGCCCGACGCCGCCTACGAGCACGACGGCCAGCTCACCAAGCGCCACGTCCGCGCCGCCACCCTGTGCGCCCTCGCCCCCGCCCCCGGCGAGCTGCTGTGGGACATCGGCGGCGGCTCCGGCTCCATCGGCATCGAGTGGATGCGCACGCACCCCTCCTGCCGGGCGGTGACCGTGGAGCGGGTGACGGAGCGGGCCGCGCGGATCACCCGTAACGCGGCCGCGCTCGGCGTGCCCGCCCTGCGCGTGGTCACCGGCTCCGCGCCCGCCGCGCTCGCCGGGCTGCCCGCCCCCGACGCCGTGTTCATCGGCGGCGGCCTGACCGCACCGGGCCTGCTCGACGCGGCCTGGGAGGCGCTGGCCCCCGGCGGCCGGCTCGTGGTCAACACCGTCACCCTGGAGTCGGAGGCGGTGCTGACCGACCGCTACCGCCGCCACGGAGGCGAGCTGGTCAAACTGGCCGTCGCGCACGCCGTACCGGTCGGCGGTTTCACCGGCTGGCGCCAGGCGATGCCCGTCACCCAGTGGACGGTCACCAAGCCGTACCCGCCCCACCCGCACTCCCAGCCCGACCTGCCCGACCCCGAAATGGTGGATCAGACGATATGA
- the cobM gene encoding precorrin-4 C(11)-methyltransferase — protein MTVYFIGAGPGAADLITVRGARTLAAAPVCLYAGSLVPRELLAECPPDARLIDTAQLNLDEIIAECVRAHAAGQDVARLHSGDPSVFSAVAEQMRRLDAAGIPYEVVPGVPAFAAAAAALKRELTVPTVGQTVILTRISQQATPMPPGEDLATLGRSGALLVLHLATRYVDRVVEELLPHYGAECPAAVVAMASRPDELILRGTLADIAAQVKEAGLVRTAVILVGRTLGAEQFRDSHLYSAERDRHAC, from the coding sequence ATGACCGTGTACTTCATCGGTGCGGGCCCCGGCGCCGCCGACCTGATCACGGTGCGCGGCGCCCGGACGCTGGCCGCCGCCCCCGTCTGCCTGTACGCGGGCAGCCTGGTCCCGCGCGAACTGCTCGCCGAATGCCCGCCGGACGCCCGCCTGATCGACACGGCGCAGCTGAACCTGGACGAGATCATCGCCGAGTGCGTACGCGCGCACGCGGCGGGCCAGGACGTGGCCCGGCTCCACTCCGGCGACCCGTCCGTCTTCAGCGCCGTCGCGGAGCAGATGCGGCGCCTCGACGCGGCCGGCATCCCCTACGAGGTCGTCCCCGGCGTCCCCGCCTTCGCCGCGGCGGCCGCCGCGCTGAAGCGGGAGCTGACCGTCCCCACCGTCGGCCAGACCGTGATCCTGACCCGGATCTCCCAGCAGGCCACGCCGATGCCGCCCGGCGAGGACCTCGCCACGCTGGGCCGCAGCGGAGCGCTCCTCGTCCTCCACCTGGCCACCCGCTACGTGGACCGGGTCGTGGAGGAACTCCTGCCGCACTACGGAGCCGAGTGCCCGGCAGCGGTGGTCGCGATGGCCAGCCGCCCCGACGAGCTGATCCTGCGCGGAACGCTGGCCGACATCGCCGCCCAGGTGAAGGAGGCCGGGCTGGTCCGCACGGCCGTCATCCTGGTGGGCCGCACCCTGGGCGCCGAGCAGTTCCGCGACAGCCACCTGTACTCCGCCGAGCGCGACCGGCATGCCTGCTGA
- a CDS encoding cobalt-precorrin-6A reductase translates to MPADPAGPGPHVLILGGTTEARRLAEALAAAPDSPRVTTSLAGRVAAPVLPPGETRIGGFGGADGLAAWITAHGVTHLVDATHPFAERMSFNAAGAAARSGVPLLALRRPGWSPGPGDDWHFADSLAQAAALLPALGSRAFLTTGRMGLNTFAHLTEPWFLVRSVDPPAGPVPPRLEVLLARGPFTLADERDLLARHRIDLLVTKDSGGSATAPKLAAAREAGVPVLVVRRPPVPEGVAQTPSVDGVLDWLSA, encoded by the coding sequence ATGCCTGCTGATCCGGCCGGTCCGGGTCCGCACGTCCTGATCCTCGGCGGCACCACGGAGGCCCGCCGCCTGGCGGAGGCGCTGGCCGCCGCCCCGGACTCCCCCCGGGTGACCACCTCGCTGGCCGGCCGGGTCGCCGCCCCGGTGCTCCCGCCCGGCGAGACCCGGATCGGCGGCTTCGGCGGTGCCGACGGGCTGGCGGCCTGGATCACCGCGCACGGGGTCACGCACCTGGTCGACGCCACGCACCCCTTCGCGGAGCGGATGAGCTTCAACGCGGCCGGGGCGGCGGCCCGTTCGGGCGTCCCCCTGCTGGCCCTGCGCCGTCCCGGCTGGTCCCCGGGCCCCGGGGACGACTGGCACTTCGCGGACTCCCTCGCCCAGGCGGCCGCCCTTCTCCCCGCCCTGGGATCCCGCGCCTTCCTGACCACCGGCCGCATGGGCCTGAACACCTTCGCGCACCTCACCGAGCCCTGGTTCCTGGTGCGTTCGGTGGATCCCCCGGCGGGTCCGGTGCCGCCGCGCCTCGAAGTCCTGCTGGCCCGGGGCCCGTTCACTCTCGCCGACGAGCGGGACCTCCTCGCCCGCCACCGAATCGACCTCCTGGTCACCAAGGACAGCGGCGGCTCGGCCACCGCCCCCAAACTCGCGGCGGCCCGCGAGGCGGGTGTCCCGGTCCTGGTGGTCCGTCGCCCGCCGGTGCCGGAGGGTGTCGCGCAGACCCCGTCGGTCGACGGAGTACTGGACTGGCTGTCCGCCTGA
- a CDS encoding precorrin-2 C(20)-methyltransferase: MSTGRLYGVGLGPGDPSLMTLRAVEVIAEADVVAYHSARHGRSIARSIAAKHLRADHIEEPLVYPVTTETTDHPGGYQGAMEEFYEASAARLAGHLDAGRTVAVLAEGDPLFYSSYMHMHKRLSDRYETEVIPGVTSVSAAAARLGTPLVEGEEVLTILPGTLSEEELTARLAATDSAVVMKLGRTFPAIRRAMENSGRLAEARYVERATMAGERTGVLADTDPDSVPYFAVAVVPSRIGNPGSVPSGPGEVAVVGTGPAGPLWLTAETRRVLADAEVLVGYTTYLDRVPAKPGQIRHGSDNKVESERAEFALDLARRGKRVAVVSGGDPGVFAMATAVLEVAGQPEYKDVPVRVLPGVTAANAAAALAGAPLGHDYATISLSDRLKPWEVIAERLRAAAAADLVLALYNPGSRSRNWQVARARELLLELRAPQTPVVVARDVGGPEQSVRIVTLAELEPSEVDMRTILLIGSSQTRVSERPDGSRVTWTPRRYG; encoded by the coding sequence ATGAGCACCGGACGGCTCTACGGGGTCGGGCTCGGGCCCGGCGACCCCTCGCTGATGACGCTGCGCGCCGTCGAGGTGATCGCGGAGGCCGACGTGGTCGCGTACCACTCCGCCCGCCACGGCCGCTCGATCGCCCGCTCCATCGCCGCGAAGCACCTGCGCGCGGACCACATCGAGGAGCCGCTGGTCTACCCGGTCACCACCGAGACCACCGACCACCCCGGCGGCTACCAGGGGGCGATGGAGGAGTTCTACGAGGCCTCCGCCGCCCGGCTCGCCGGCCACCTGGACGCCGGCCGCACCGTCGCCGTGCTCGCGGAGGGCGACCCGCTCTTCTACAGCTCGTACATGCACATGCACAAGCGGCTCTCCGACCGGTACGAGACCGAGGTGATCCCCGGGGTGACCTCGGTGAGCGCCGCCGCCGCCCGGCTCGGCACCCCGCTCGTGGAGGGCGAGGAGGTGCTGACGATCCTGCCCGGCACCCTCTCCGAGGAGGAGCTCACGGCCCGTCTCGCCGCCACCGACTCGGCGGTCGTCATGAAGCTCGGCCGCACCTTCCCCGCCATCCGGCGGGCCATGGAGAACAGCGGCCGGCTCGCCGAGGCGCGCTACGTGGAGCGCGCCACGATGGCGGGGGAGCGGACGGGCGTCCTGGCGGACACCGACCCCGACTCCGTCCCCTACTTCGCCGTCGCCGTGGTGCCCAGCCGGATCGGGAACCCGGGCAGCGTGCCGTCCGGCCCCGGCGAGGTCGCCGTCGTCGGCACCGGCCCGGCCGGGCCGCTGTGGCTGACCGCCGAGACGCGGCGGGTGCTGGCCGACGCCGAGGTGCTGGTCGGGTACACGACCTACCTGGACCGGGTCCCGGCCAAGCCGGGCCAGATCCGGCACGGCTCGGACAACAAGGTCGAGTCGGAGCGCGCCGAGTTCGCGCTCGACCTCGCCCGGCGCGGCAAGCGGGTCGCCGTGGTCTCCGGCGGCGACCCCGGGGTCTTCGCCATGGCCACCGCCGTCCTGGAGGTCGCGGGGCAGCCCGAGTACAAGGACGTGCCCGTACGGGTGCTGCCCGGGGTGACGGCCGCCAACGCGGCGGCGGCCCTGGCCGGTGCGCCGCTCGGCCACGACTACGCCACGATCTCCCTCTCCGACCGGCTCAAGCCCTGGGAGGTCATCGCGGAGCGGCTGCGCGCGGCCGCCGCGGCCGATCTCGTCCTGGCCCTGTACAACCCGGGCTCGCGCAGCCGGAATTGGCAGGTGGCCCGCGCTCGCGAACTGCTGCTGGAGCTGCGCGCGCCGCAGACCCCGGTGGTCGTCGCGCGTGACGTGGGCGGGCCGGAGCAGTCGGTCCGGATCGTCACGCTGGCCGAACTGGAGCCGTCCGAGGTGGACATGCGGACGATTTTGTTGATCGGCTCCTCGCAGACCCGGGTTTCCGAGCGGCCCGACGGGTCGCGGGTGACCTGGACCCCGCGCCGGTACGGGTGA
- a CDS encoding precorrin-8X methylmutase, protein MSEYTVFEYEKDGAEIYRQSFATIRAEADLSGLPASVAQVAVRMIHACGMTDLTRDLGYSPEVVLRARAALEAGAPILCDVQMVASGVTRKRLPADNQVICTLSDPAVPELAAKMGTTRSAAALEVWRDRGLLEGSVIAVGNAPTALFRLLEMIEEGAPRPAAVIGVPVGFIGAAESKDALAEHPSALDHLIVRGRRGGSAMAAAAVNAIASVAE, encoded by the coding sequence ATGAGCGAGTACACCGTGTTCGAGTACGAGAAGGACGGCGCCGAGATCTACCGCCAGTCCTTTGCCACGATCCGCGCCGAGGCGGACCTTTCCGGGCTGCCCGCCTCGGTCGCCCAGGTCGCGGTGCGCATGATTCACGCCTGCGGGATGACCGACCTGACCCGGGACCTGGGCTACTCGCCCGAGGTCGTGCTGAGGGCGCGCGCCGCCCTGGAGGCCGGTGCGCCGATCCTGTGCGACGTGCAGATGGTCGCCAGCGGGGTCACCCGCAAGCGGCTGCCCGCCGACAACCAGGTGATCTGCACCCTCTCCGACCCGGCCGTGCCGGAGCTCGCCGCGAAGATGGGCACGACGCGCAGCGCCGCCGCCCTCGAAGTCTGGCGGGACCGGGGCCTGTTGGAGGGTTCGGTGATCGCCGTCGGGAACGCGCCGACCGCGCTCTTCCGGCTCCTGGAGATGATCGAGGAGGGTGCCCCGCGCCCCGCCGCGGTCATCGGGGTCCCCGTCGGGTTCATCGGCGCCGCCGAGTCCAAGGACGCCCTCGCCGAACACCCCTCCGCACTCGACCACTTGATCGTCCGTGGCCGCCGCGGCGGCAGCGCCATGGCCGCGGCCGCCGTCAACGCCATCGCGAGCGTGGCCGAATGA
- a CDS encoding cobalamin biosynthesis protein CobG, protein MPTPPSATARDEPVIRDRGDACPGALRLHAADDGYLARVRIPGGLLTGRQASVLALAADRFGDGHLELTSRGNVQLRGLAEGCGTGLAELLDGAGLLPAPGHERVRNVVATPLSGIGSSGRPHVTSWVAELDRLLCTSTRATALSGRFLFAIDDGRGDVAALDPDVTLLGGPRGRVLVRLGAARGAVEVDAADAPRAALLAAEYFLDSADAAGTRAWRVSELPAAHALEEGEFALRLGSAGIAADVLPEVAWPYAPPPRPWGPGTGDQTALCVLPPLGRLTADQWRVLVDVAAGGEGGGEAGGEGDGELRVTPWRSIVLPGASTRRPVDGYARLVAAGLSVAPDGPWESVTACTGRPGCAKALSDVRADARAVVDAGGAEGEAQAGTAVAPVHWSGCERRCGHPRGTAWVDLVATPDGYRLDGRPVPSHELAQAVADARSQPRVSEDAVKK, encoded by the coding sequence ATGCCCACGCCCCCCTCCGCCACCGCGCGGGACGAACCCGTCATACGGGATCGCGGCGACGCCTGCCCCGGCGCGCTGCGCCTGCACGCCGCCGACGACGGGTACCTGGCGCGGGTCCGGATCCCGGGGGGTCTGCTGACCGGCCGGCAGGCCTCGGTGCTGGCGCTGGCCGCCGACCGCTTCGGGGACGGGCACCTGGAGCTCACCTCGCGCGGGAACGTGCAGCTGCGCGGGCTCGCCGAAGGATGCGGTACGGGGCTGGCGGAGCTGCTGGACGGGGCCGGGTTGCTGCCCGCCCCCGGTCACGAGCGGGTACGGAACGTCGTGGCGACCCCGCTGTCCGGGATCGGGAGCTCCGGGCGACCCCATGTGACCTCCTGGGTCGCGGAGTTGGACCGGCTGCTGTGCACGAGCACCCGTGCGACGGCCCTGTCCGGGCGGTTCCTGTTCGCCATCGACGACGGGCGCGGAGACGTCGCCGCGCTCGACCCCGATGTCACCCTGCTCGGCGGACCGCGGGGCCGGGTGCTGGTCCGGCTCGGCGCCGCCCGGGGCGCCGTGGAGGTGGACGCCGCCGACGCGCCGCGGGCGGCCCTGCTCGCGGCCGAGTACTTCCTCGACTCCGCCGACGCCGCCGGCACCCGGGCCTGGCGGGTGTCCGAACTGCCCGCCGCGCACGCCCTGGAGGAAGGGGAGTTCGCGCTGCGGCTCGGGTCGGCCGGTATCGCGGCCGACGTCCTTCCCGAGGTGGCCTGGCCCTACGCGCCGCCGCCCAGGCCCTGGGGCCCCGGCACCGGTGACCAGACGGCGCTGTGCGTCCTGCCCCCGCTCGGCCGGCTCACCGCCGACCAGTGGCGGGTGCTGGTGGACGTCGCGGCCGGCGGAGAAGGCGGCGGGGAGGCCGGCGGGGAGGGCGACGGTGAGCTGCGGGTCACCCCGTGGCGGAGCATCGTCCTGCCCGGCGCGAGCACCCGGCGGCCGGTCGACGGCTACGCGCGGCTCGTGGCCGCGGGCCTGTCCGTCGCACCCGACGGCCCCTGGGAGTCCGTCACCGCCTGTACGGGGCGGCCGGGTTGCGCCAAGGCGCTGTCCGACGTGCGCGCCGACGCGCGGGCCGTCGTGGACGCGGGCGGTGCGGAAGGCGAGGCGCAGGCCGGGACCGCCGTCGCGCCCGTCCACTGGTCCGGGTGCGAGCGCCGCTGCGGGCACCCGCGCGGCACCGCCTGGGTCGACCTCGTCGCCACCCCCGACGGGTACCGGCTCGACGGCCGCCCGGTGCCGTCCCACGAACTTGCCCAGGCCGTCGCCGACGCGCGCAGCCAACCCCGAGTGTCCGAAGACGCAGTGAAGAAATGA